The genomic DNA ACCCCCACAACAAACACGTCGCGCTCGATCTGGCCTGCGTCGACTGTCACAGCACGGTTGAGACTCGCTCGGAAGCGAGCTTGCCATCGGTTACCAAATGCATGCTTTGCCATGCGAAGCTCGCCAACGACGGGCCGGGAGTCAAGCTGCTGATAGAGTATTCCGAACGGGGACGCGAGGTTCCGTGGCGGCGAGTCTACAGCTTCACCAAGGAAGCGCATGTCGTTTTTCGGCACGCGTCCCACGTGCGCGCCGGGGTCGCCTGCGAGACCTGCCACGGGAACGTCGCTGAGATGACCGTTGCCGAGCG from bacterium includes the following:
- a CDS encoding menaquinol oxidoreductase, which produces PHNKHVALDLACVDCHSTVETRSEASLPSVTKCMLCHAKLANDGPGVKLLIEYSERGREVPWRRVYSFTKEAHVVFRHASHVRAGVACETCHGNVAEMTVAERAVDHNMGTCLNCHRQSKASEDCAACHN